Within bacterium, the genomic segment TCAGCGTGATCAGGCTGTCGAGGTAGGCCTCAAGTTTCGGGTCCTTTTGCACCGCCAGGGTATAGGAGGCGCCTTCGATGATCTTGTAGACGTCACTGTCGTCGAAGGGGTATGCGCCCTGCTGCTGACCCTTGATCAAGCCGCCGGCCAAGGCGAAGTTGGCGATGCGTCCGGTCTTTTCGGATTCGGCGAAGGCGTGGGGGATGGTGATCGTGCGGTTGATCTCGATCCGCGGCGCCCAGAACGAGTCCTCGAGATGAACGCGGGTGAAGGGCACCGGCTGGATGGGATAATCCCGGGCCTTCCGCTGCGCACAGGTGAGCAGCAGAAGGGGACCGAAAAACAGCAAGAAGTAACTATTTCGCATCGGAATCTCCAGAAAGTTCAGCAGGATGGACGGTTTTTAGGATTGTAATGCGAGTGCGCCACCGTGCGGCGGCCTCGTTCGCCTTGGCGCGGCAGTATGAGCGTCCTTTAAGCGCCGGGGGTTGGCCACAGCCGGGTACATTCGGGTCACTGTTTTGTGATGTTGACGATGAGAAATAATCCCAAAGCAGCGGCCACCAATTCCCAGGGAAAGCGATTGCCATGACCAAACTGATTTCCGGAGAGGGTTCTCTCCTGATTGACCGGGGTGACTTCATGGATCTCGTCAAAGAGCAGCATGCGTTCGCCACAGCCGCCCAGGCACTTGTAACCGATGCCTCCGTACTGGACTGCATTTTTTTTCCGGTCATACTCGAGGACGAACTTGCCGCTGCCAGGATCGGGCGTAAAAACCAGATAATTGAGATAGTCCGCATCAAAACTGATGTGCAGCCGTATCGGCTCCCAGTTGAGATTGAATTTTTTCGACTGGAATTTGGGCAGCAGGGCATAGATTTTATGTTCGGGGATGATCTCGATGCACTTGCCCGGCAGGTTCTTCCTGATATGCAGAACCTCCTGAAAGTTGGTTTCATAGGTACGGAGGGTGTGTTCGCCCTCGCGGATCTCTTTATCCCATTCGGTATATTCGGCTTGGAGCGTCAGATCCTCGGAGAGGTAGAACTGCAGCTGGGTGAGATCGGCATCCTTGAGCCGGTAACGATCGACGAGTGTTTTTGTCAGGACGTCATGGGATTCGTTTCCCAAAAAGGGCCCACAGCCGGGACCGCAAAAAACCAAGAGGAGCAATAAAAAGGAAGCAAGAAAAAAGGAGGGATGGTGAAGGGGCTTGCCGTTGGGGCGAAAATGAAGATTCCGCATCCGAACTCCCTGCCACATGCTGTTTTAAATCCATAACCTGAAGCCGGCCGCCACTCGCCGGCTAGACAGAACAGCTTGTTAAAACTTAATGAGAAACACCTTCTGATGCAAGGATAAATTTTCCTCATGGCCTGGGCGGGCCGGCATAAAAAAACCCCGCTCCTCGGGGAGCGGGGTTCAAGTTCGTCGTTGTCAAGCCTAGAGTTTGGTGACGTTGCTGGCTTGGAGGCCCTTCTGGCCCTGGGTGACTTCGAACTCGACTTGATCACCCTCATCCAGTGACTTGTAGCCGGTGCCCTGGATGGCATTGAAATGCACAAAGACGTCGCCGCCCTGTTCTCTGGTGATGAAGCCATAGCCCTTGGAGGCGTTGAACCACTTGACGGTACCTTTTTCCATCTTTGAAACCCCTGCCAAAAAAGTAACTGAAACCTCGTACCACTTTTGACGCTTGCTCCCGGCCGTCCATCTTACCGGGCTGACACAGAAGGGCGTTTAAAAAAGCGTACTTTATTTATCTTTTATTTTACAATAAATTAAATAAAAAAGCAAGCAAAATGTGCATTTTTTGTTCGGCTTTCCGCTCCGGCGCCTCCGCCGGAGACGGGAGATTTCAGCGCTGCACGCGGGCGGACCCCCCCCGGGCGAAGGCCTCGACTTCCGGGAGCCGGGCCATGGTGACGTCGCCCGGGAAGGTGGTCAGCAGGGCGCCGTGGGCCCAGCCAAGGCGCAGCGCCTCCTCGGGGTCACGGCCGGCGATAAGGCCGTAGATCAGCCCGGCCGCAAAACCGTCGCCGCCGCCGATACGATCGAGAACGTCGAGGGTGCACACGGGCGACACGTATTGATCCCCCTTGAGCCAGAGCACCGCCCCCCAGTCGTGGCGGTTGCTCGAACGCACCTCGCGCAGGGTGGTGGCCACCGCCTTGACGTTGGGAAATTCCTTGACCACCTTCTCGATCATCGCGAAAAAGGACTCGCTCTTGATCTCCGACCGGGCCGCGTCTGGTCCGGCGATGCCGAGGCCGAGTTGCATGTCCTCCTCATTGCCGATCAGGACATCGATCTCGGAGGCGATGCTGCGCAGCACCTGCTGGGCTTTCTGGAGTCCGCCGATGGGGGCCCAGAGCTTGGCGCGGTAGTTGAGGTCGAAGGAGTTGATCGCCCCCGCCTGGCGCGCGGCGCGCATCCCCTCGAGGATCAGTTTCGAGGTGGTTGTGGAGAGGGCCGCAAAGATGCCGCCGGAATGGAACCAGCGGACGCCGCCGGCGAAAATGGACTTCCAGTCGATGTCGCCCGGCTTGAGCAGGGCGCCGGCCTCGTTGGCGCGGTTATAAAAGACCACCGGCGGCCGCACCCCCATGCCGAGGTCGCTATAGACGGTCGCCATATTGGGGCCGCGCACGCCGTCGTGCTCGAACCATTTGTAAAAGGGACGGACACCCATTTCGCGCACTCGCGCCTGAATCATCTCGCCGATGGGGTATCGGACCATGGCGGTGGCGATGCCGGTGGTGAGACCGAAGCAGTCGGAGAGGTTGGCGGCGACGTTGTATTCGCCGCCCGAAACATGAACGGTAAAGCTGTGCGCCTTGCGGAAGGGGATCACCCCGGGATCGAGACGGTGGACCAGCGCACCGACCGAAAGGAAATCGAGGCCGCAGGCGTCCTGGCGGATATCGAGTTTTTGCATAGGTTCTCCTTTTGCCGGATAAAATGATACGGCGATCCGGCCGTGATTAAAGCCATTCCGTGTGGAAGAATTCGCCCCGCGGCGCGTCGCTGCGCTCATAGGTATGGGCGCCGAAATAGTCGCGCTGCGCCTGGAGCAGATTGGCGGGCAGCCGGCTGCTGCGGTAGCCGTCGTAGTAAGCCAGGGCGCTGGAGAACGCGGGGATGGAGAGGCCGGCTTCGACCGCCCTGCTGACCACCGTGCGCCAGGCCTGGTGATGGCTGGCCAACACCTGGCGGAAATAGGGAGCGAGGAGGAGGTTGGGTAAGTCGGGTTGCTCGTCGAAGGCCTCTTTGATTTTGTCGAGGAACTGGGCGCGGATGATACAGCCGCCGCGCCAGAGCAGGGCGATCTGGCCGAAATTGAGGCCATAATGGAACTCTTTGGAGGCGGCGGCCATGAGCTGAAAGCCCTGGGCGTAGGAGCAGATTTTGGCGGCGTAGAGCGCCTGGCGGATCTGCTCGACGAAGGCTTGCCGGTCACCGGCGAACGGCTGCTCCGGTCCGGGCAGCACTTTCGCGGCGGCGATGCGCTCTTCCTTGATAGCGCTGAGGGTGCGGGCGAAGACCGCCTCGGCAATGGTCGGTGCCGGAACGCCGAGATCGAGGGCGACCTGGCTGGTCCATTTGCCGGTCCCCTTCTGCCCGGCGGTGTCGAGGATGACGTCGATGATCGGCCGGCCGGTGCGTGCGTCGATTTTGGTCATGATGGCGGCGGTGATCTCGATCAGGTAGCTGTTGAGCTCGCCCCGATTCCACTCTGCAAAGACCGTATGCATCTCCGCTGCGCTCAGCCCGAGCAGCTGCTCCATGAGAAAATAGGCCTCGCAGATCATCTGCATATCGCCGTATTCGATGCCGTTATGGACCATCTTGACAAAATGACCGGCGCCGCCGTTGCCGACCCATTCGCAGCAGGGTGTGCCGTCGGCCACCCGGGCAGCGATGGCCTGGAGGATCGGCTTGACGTGCGGCCAGGCATCCGGAGAGCCGCCGGGCATGATCGACGGGCCCCAGAGGGCCCCCTCTTCGCCGCCGCTGACGCCGGTGCCAATGTAATGGAATCCTCTAGCCGTGAGTTCTTGCGTACGACGTTCGGTATCGGGGAAATGGCTGTTGCCGCCGTCGATGAGGATGTCGCCCGGGGCGAGATGCGGGATCAGCGCCTGGATGACCGCGTCGACCGGTTTGCCGGCGGGCACCATCATCAGGATCTTTTTAGGGCTCTCGAGGAGCTGCAGAAATTCGGCTAGGCTGGCGCATACGGTCATCTTTTTGCCCGCGAATTTATCAGCGGCAAGCAGCCGCTGTTTTTCGTCGAGGTCGAACCCGGCAACGGGATAGCCATGGCGCTCGATGTTGAGGGCCAGGTTGCGCCCCATGACGCCCAGGCCGATGACCCCGATGGCATAAGAATGCATTGCGATTTCCCTCCGGCTTGGTTAGATCGTCATGGCGGTGAATCCGCCGTCAACGCGAATCAGGGCGCCGGTGACAAATGCAGCAGCCTTTTGCGAGGCCATCCAGATCACCGCTCCCACTAGTTCCTCGGCGTCGCCGAAACGGCCCATAGGGGTATGGCGCAGGATATCCGCGGTGCGTTCCGGGGTGAGGATCTTGCGGTTTTGTTCGGCGGGGAAAAAGCCCGGGGCCAGCGCATTGACGCGGACCTTGAAGGGCGCCCATTCGCGCGCGAGGTTGCGCGTGAGGTTGTTCACACCCGCCTTGCTGATACTGTAGGTGAAGACCTTGGAGAGCGGGATCTCGGAGGCGGCGGAGGAGATGTTGATGATGCTGCCCCCTTCGCCCTGCTCGATCATGATCTTTCCGAAGAGTTGACAGGCGAGGAAGATGCTCTTGAGATTGACCCTCATGATCCGGTCGTATTCCTCCTCTTCGATCTCGAGGAAAGGGGTGGAAGAGTTGATCCCAGGAGCGTTGATGAGGATATCGATGCGCCCGATCTTGGCGAGGATGGTGTCCGCAGCGGCGCGCAGCTCCTCTTTGCTCGAGGCGTCGACCTTGATGGAAAGGGCTTTGACGCCGTACTTTTTGCATTCATTGGCTTGCTTGCGGGCATTCTCCGGATTGATGTCGAGGATGGCGATGTCGGCCCCGGCACGGGCGAGCCCCTCGGCCATCTTGCCGGCCAGGACGCCACCCCCGCCGATGACGACGGCCGTCCGGCCCTTCAAGCCAAACAGGTCTTCAATATAGCTCATGATGGTACTCCTTTTTCGTTTCTCACACCGAGGCATGCGCATGAGGGCTGTTTCTTGTATGTATGGCTACAAAAAAATACGGAGCAGATGGCGCTCCAGGATGTTCTCCGTGACATTTTTAGCGATGACTGGACGGAACCGCTCCAGCGCCTGCAGATAGCGCTCGCCCATTTCAGCGGCCACCTTGTAGCCGACGTGAATGAGTTGACGGAAATGGGGATTATAAAGCGGCTGGCTCTGGTTATGGCGCAGCACAGCGGCGAACTGGTCCGCCTCCCAGCCATCGACCTCGTCCGGCGCCGGCAGACGGGCGGGATCGATGTCGATCACGGTCGCATAGGGTTTGCAGAGCTCCTCGAAACGGGCCCGGGCATGGCGGTAAATGGCCTTAGCCATCGCCAGTCCCTCTCCCCCGGCCTCGGCCAGGCCGATGACCTCCTCAAGCCAGGTAGTGCCGGCGGTCTTGAGATGGAGGCCGGCGTTGTATTTTTTCAGGGCAGCGTTGATAGGTCCATAGAGGGCGAACTTGTCGCTGCCGGAGTGGACGCTCAGCTTCAAGCCGGAGGGCAGGCCGAAGCGGTCACGGGCGAAAGCGATAACCGCCAGGTCCTCTTCAAACTCGCGGGTGAACTGAGCCGGATCCCCGACATAGTCGACCCCCTTGTTGAAACGGCCGGTGAATTTAGGGGCGATGGTCGTCACCGGGATCTCCTTCCAGGCGACCGCGGCGAGGATGAAGAAAAGCTCCACCGGGCTTTGCGGCAGGTTGGTCTCGTCCATCGAGATTTCGACGACGAAGGGCTGGTCGTGTTTGCCCGCCGCGATGTGGCGATAGATGCGTTGCGCTTCCTCGATGGCGAAGAGATAGTTGGCTCCGATCCCGGCGATCTGGTCGCGGGTGACTGAGAAGGGTTCGGGAATCAGCGGGATCTGCAGGGTGCCGGTGAAGGGCTGGCAGCGGGCCACGAAGGCGTCGAGGGCGCTCTGTTCGGCAACCTGGCCGATGAAATCAGCCACGTCGATGGTGAAAAAGTCGCTGGCGGCAAGAAAATGGTCGACGGTTTTCATGCCGACGTGGTCGGCATCGACGAAGTAGGGCTCCTGCCAGCCCAGCGCTGCGACGGCGGCATCCGCCTCAGCCCGGGTATCGGCGGGCTGGCTGTTGATGATCGAATGCTCGCGATAGGACTTGTTCCAGACGGGCGTCACGGTCACACCCTGCACCTTGAGCCGCTGCAGGGCCTGAAGCTGTGCCTCTCCCTGGCGGCCGAAACGGTCGCCGATACCGATCGAGTATTTTCCCAAGGTCATCGTTTGCTCCACACGTCAGAATTTGTAGGTTTTTTTGACCAGATCATAGGCGAGGGCGCGGCTGAGGCGGCGCGCATCGCTGAGGTCGATAATGTGACGGGTGACGAGGCCGGCCAGGAAATTGGAATCGATACGCCGGGCTAGATCGTGGCGGGCCGGGATCGAGGGGAAGGCCCGGGTGTCATCGACAAAACCGGTGGTGTTGTAAAAGCCGGCGGTCTCTGTCACCTGCTGGCGGAAGCGCGTCATCCCCTCGATGCTGTCGTGGAACCACCAGGAGGGCCCCAGCTTCATTGCGGGATAGTGGCCGGCAAGGGGGGCGAGCTCGCGTGCGTAGGTGGCTTCGTCGAGGGTGAAGACAACGAGGGTCAGGCGGGGATCGTTGCCATATTTATTGAGCAGCGGCTGGAGGTTGCGCGTGTATTCGGTCTGCACCGGAATGTCGCAGCCCTTGTCCGGCCCAAAACGCTGGTAAATCTTTGCGTTGTGGTTGCGCAGGGCGCCGGGATGAAGCTGCATGACCAGGCCATCCTCGATGCTCATTCGGGCCATCTCCATGATCATGTGGGCGGTGAACTGGCCGGCCTCGGCCTTGCCGGCCCGGCCGCGCAGCGCGAGCTGAAAGATCCGTTCGGCTTCTCCGGGTGAGAGTTCCTGGGTCCAAGGGGATTCGACACCCTGGTCGGTCGAAGCGGCGCCCATCGTTTTGAAAAAGGCGCGGCGCTGCTCGAGGGCGTTGATGAAGCGAGCGTAGGAGTTGATTTCAAAGCCGCAGACGGCGCCAAGCTCGGCGATCGCTCGGCTCCAGTCCGGATGTGCCAGGTTGGTGACGGCATCGGGGCGAAAGGCGGGCAGGACCCGTCCCTTCCAGCCCGAATCCCGCAGCGCCTGGTGTTCGGCGAGGGTGTCGGCGGCGCCATCGGTGGTCGTGAGCACTTCGATGTTCATGCGCTCGAAGAGGGCGCGCGGCAGGAACTCGGGCGATTGCAGTTTTTCCTGGATCTGGTCGTAAATGCGCATGGCCGAGTCGCCGTCGAGCTTTTCTTCAATGCCGAAGAGGAGGGCGAGTTCATGGTTGAGCCAGACGCCGGTGGGCGTCGCGGCGAAGAGGAAATAGTTTTCCGCAAAGATCTGCCAGATGCGGCGATGGTCGGTGGCCACCGGTGTGCCGTCGATGGTGGGAACCCCGAGGTTTTCCAGCTCGATGCCCTGGGAGTAGAGCATGCGGAAGATATAGTGGTCCGGGATGAGAATCAGTTCCGCTGGATCGGGAAAGGGGCGGTTTTTGGAGAAGAGCCGGGGGTCGACATGGCCATGGGGGCTGACGATCGGTAGATTCTTGACCCCCTGGTAGAGGTCGCGGGCGATCCGGCGGACGGCTGGATCGGAATCGAAAAAACGGTTTTCATCGAGGATCAGGGGTTCGGTCATGGTTGTATTCCTCCTATCGATGGCGGGGTGGTGGTGCACAGGAGAGGCGCTCGACCAGCCGGGCTTCGAACAGCACGATCTGGGGCTTGGCATGCTCCCCGCTTTCGAGGTCGTGGATGATGCCTTCGGCGGCGGTGCGACCGATCTCGTAGGCGGGGACATGGATGGTGGTCAGGGGGATGCGGTAGCACTGGGCGAGGTCGAGGTCATCGCAGCCGATGACCGAGACCTGTTCGGGCACAGCGATGTGGAGTGTATTAAGAGCATTGGTCAGGCCGATGGCGACGAGGTCGTTATAGCAAAAGAGGGCGGTCGGATGGGGGCCGGGTCGGCGGAAGAGGGTGAGGCCGGCCTGGTAGCCGAGCTCGCGTTCCGATCCGACCGGGAGGATGAAGTCCGGCCGCACGGGCAGGTTGTGGTTCATCAAGGCTTGCTGATAGCCGCGCTGGCGTTCCTCGCTATGGCTGGAATAGGAGGGGCCCGCGAAGTAGGCGATATCGCGGTGGCCGAGGGCGATTAGGTATTCGACGGCCTTGCGTGCGGCTTGGACGTTGTCGATGTCGACGACGGTGGTGTGATAATTCTGGACTTGGCCGAGCATGACCAGGGGGTAGTCATCGCGGAGGAGGTCGGCGAGCCAGGTGAAATCGGAATCGGGTCCCTGAAGGGGGGAGATGATCAAACCGCCGACGCGTTGGCTGGCGAGGGCTTCGATGCTCTGCCGTTCCTGGGCCGGGGAGAGTTCGGAGCTGCCGAGGAGGACGGTGTAGCCGTGTTCGCGGCAGACGTCGAAGACGCCTTTCATGATGCGGGCGAAATAGGGATTATCGATCTCCTTGATGACCAGGCCGATGGAGCGGGTTTTGCGGCTGGAGAGGGAGCGGGCGATTTCGTTGGGGCGGTAGTTGAACTTATTGATGACCGCGAGGACGCGGGAGCGGGTTTGCGGGGAGATGCCGGGGCGGTTATTGATGACGGCGGAGACGGTGGCCTTGGAGACCTGGGCGAGCTGGGCGATATCGGCGATGGTTGGACGCATAGTTAAACCGATTATTATTATAATAAATATATATTATATATTTATTAATATTAATTTATCTGAACCGGTTCAGTACTGTAATATAACAATATTTTCGCCGATGTCAAATGGTTTTCTCGGGGGATTTCAGCCCCGCCCCTACCCCTTCTCGCGCGCACCCGGTCCGCGCTCGCAGGCTACCCCGCACTCGCGCGCCCACCCGGCTTAAGCCCGCAAACCATGCCTCGCACCTCCTCGCGTCCACCCGGCTTGCGCCTGCGGGCCATCCGCTCCTTGTCGCGCCCACCTGGCTGGCACGCTCACTCCCTACCCCCATAAACATTCAGCGCTTTTCCCCAAATGGAAGTTTTTTCCGTACTATATTATGAGCATTCTTTTGAATGCTATGAAACCCCGTTGATCGGGGTGAGATGGAACACTAGTAAAGGCGGGACATCAGATGAAGGGTATGCAACGTTGGACAGGCTGGATGATCATGCTGGCGATGATGGGCCTCCTCGCAGGCCCAGAAGCGGTCCGCGCCGGCAATAATCTACTCAAGGTGCGGGATGCGGTGTATACCACCGGCCAGACCGTGATCATTAATATCGATGTGACCAATGAGGATGCGTTCAAGGCGTTTCAGTTCTATATTACTTTTCCTGCTGGATTGGCCTTTGATGGTTCGTCTTTGACGCTGACGAGTCGCAGTCAGGATCACAATGTCTATTGCAGCACCATCCAACAGGATGGATCTTATTATATTTTTGCCGTTTCCTTCAATAAAAAACTATTTCTTGGCAACAGTGGATCTGTTCTGGAGTTGAGCTGTTCTGCACCTGGAGGTGTCGGATCCTATCCGATATCGATCTCCGGGGCGCAACTCATCGATATAAATAACAGTTATTTGCCCTTAACCACCCAGGGCGGCCAGATCGTCGTTTTCAATCCCGCCAATGCCGCCAAGGCCCGCATCCTCACCCGCCTCGAAGGCTGGAACGACGGCAGCACCATGAGAACGACCCTGGCTGCGGGCAGCCGGATCCCCTTGAACTCGCCATACGCTCAGGCCCCGCGCACCGCCAGCAGCATACCGACGAACATTGCCGACTGGATTCTGCTCGAGCTTCGCACGGCTCCGGGCGGGTCGGCGATCTTCCGACAGTCCTATTTGCTGCGCAACGACGGCTATCTCGCCGAGTTGGATGGCACCACCACCTCCCTTACCCTTATGGTGCCGGCGGGGAACTACTGGATCGTCCTGCGCCATCGCAACCACGCTGCCGTCATGAGCGCCAGCGCCCAGAGTCTCACCACCTCCGGGGCGTTCTTCGATTTTACCGGCGCGGCAAGCCAGTATTACAGCGCCGGAGGGACGCTTGTCGGCATCCGTTATTGCATGCCTGCCGGCGATATCGACCAGGACGGCCATATCACCAGTAAGGATTATGTCCGGTGGTATAAAAAGAAGCTCGCTGCTCCGCCCGCCGGTTATTATGAAGAGGATCTCAACGGCGACGGCCTGGTGACCGATGCCGATTTCGCCCTCTGGCAGACCGATGCCCGGCTTGGGCTGGATTCCCGCCTCCCATGAAGGGCTCTATAGATCGGGGCCGTAGCTGCCGGTGATGTATTTTTCCAGTTCATGAATAGTGAATTCGTGTTCGGCGATGACGGCCTTGACCACATCCCCGATTGAGATCACCCCCACCAGTTCCCCCTTCTCCAGCACCGGTAGATGGCGGATGCGCTTGGCGGTCATCAGCGCCATGATCTCGTTGATGCTCTGCCCCGGCTCGGCGTAGTAAACGCGCCGGGTCATCAGCTCACTGACCCGGCTATGCCGGGTGGTCCGGCCGCGCAGGCTCACCTTGCGGGCATAGTCCCGCTCTGAAAAAATCCCCACAACCTTCTTCCCCTCCACGACGATCAGCGCACCGATCTCCTGTTCCGCCATACGCTGCAGCGCCTCGAGCGCCGTCGCCTCCGGTGTTATGGTCGCGACTCCGCTTGGCTTGCTTTGCAGCAAATGTTTAACAGTCGTCATGATACCTCCCTGTTCAACAGTATGTTTTCCGCTATAACAGAAAAGGCAGGAAGTACCTTTCCTGCCTTTGGGTCCTGTCTGGGATAATGGGGTGAAAATGGCGCGGTTTGCCGCCTAGAG encodes:
- a CDS encoding CBS domain-containing protein codes for the protein MTTVKHLLQSKPSGVATITPEATALEALQRMAEQEIGALIVVEGKKVVGIFSERDYARKVSLRGRTTRHSRVSELMTRRVYYAEPGQSINEIMALMTAKRIRHLPVLEKGELVGVISIGDVVKAVIAEHEFTIHELEKYITGSYGPDL
- a CDS encoding sugar kinase is translated as MQKLDIRQDACGLDFLSVGALVHRLDPGVIPFRKAHSFTVHVSGGEYNVAANLSDCFGLTTGIATAMVRYPIGEMIQARVREMGVRPFYKWFEHDGVRGPNMATVYSDLGMGVRPPVVFYNRANEAGALLKPGDIDWKSIFAGGVRWFHSGGIFAALSTTTSKLILEGMRAARQAGAINSFDLNYRAKLWAPIGGLQKAQQVLRSIASEIDVLIGNEEDMQLGLGIAGPDAARSEIKSESFFAMIEKVVKEFPNVKAVATTLREVRSSNRHDWGAVLWLKGDQYVSPVCTLDVLDRIGGGDGFAAGLIYGLIAGRDPEEALRLGWAHGALLTTFPGDVTMARLPEVEAFARGGSARVQR
- a CDS encoding SDR family oxidoreductase, which encodes MSYIEDLFGLKGRTAVVIGGGGVLAGKMAEGLARAGADIAILDINPENARKQANECKKYGVKALSIKVDASSKEELRAAADTILAKIGRIDILINAPGINSSTPFLEIEEEEYDRIMRVNLKSIFLACQLFGKIMIEQGEGGSIINISSAASEIPLSKVFTYSISKAGVNNLTRNLAREWAPFKVRVNALAPGFFPAEQNRKILTPERTADILRHTPMGRFGDAEELVGAVIWMASQKAAAFVTGALIRVDGGFTAMTI
- a CDS encoding LacI family DNA-binding transcriptional regulator; this translates as MRPTIADIAQLAQVSKATVSAVINNRPGISPQTRSRVLAVINKFNYRPNEIARSLSSRKTRSIGLVIKEIDNPYFARIMKGVFDVCREHGYTVLLGSSELSPAQERQSIEALASQRVGGLIISPLQGPDSDFTWLADLLRDDYPLVMLGQVQNYHTTVVDIDNVQAARKAVEYLIALGHRDIAYFAGPSYSSHSEERQRGYQQALMNHNLPVRPDFILPVGSERELGYQAGLTLFRRPGPHPTALFCYNDLVAIGLTNALNTLHIAVPEQVSVIGCDDLDLAQCYRIPLTTIHVPAYEIGRTAAEGIIHDLESGEHAKPQIVLFEARLVERLSCAPPPRHR
- the gnd gene encoding decarboxylating NADP(+)-dependent phosphogluconate dehydrogenase; translated protein: MHSYAIGVIGLGVMGRNLALNIERHGYPVAGFDLDEKQRLLAADKFAGKKMTVCASLAEFLQLLESPKKILMMVPAGKPVDAVIQALIPHLAPGDILIDGGNSHFPDTERRTQELTARGFHYIGTGVSGGEEGALWGPSIMPGGSPDAWPHVKPILQAIAARVADGTPCCEWVGNGGAGHFVKMVHNGIEYGDMQMICEAYFLMEQLLGLSAAEMHTVFAEWNRGELNSYLIEITAAIMTKIDARTGRPIIDVILDTAGQKGTGKWTSQVALDLGVPAPTIAEAVFARTLSAIKEERIAAAKVLPGPEQPFAGDRQAFVEQIRQALYAAKICSYAQGFQLMAAASKEFHYGLNFGQIALLWRGGCIIRAQFLDKIKEAFDEQPDLPNLLLAPYFRQVLASHHQAWRTVVSRAVEAGLSIPAFSSALAYYDGYRSSRLPANLLQAQRDYFGAHTYERSDAPRGEFFHTEWL
- a CDS encoding cold-shock protein, whose amino-acid sequence is MEKGTVKWFNASKGYGFITREQGGDVFVHFNAIQGTGYKSLDEGDQVEFEVTQGQKGLQASNVTKL
- the uxaC gene encoding glucuronate isomerase; protein product: MTEPLILDENRFFDSDPAVRRIARDLYQGVKNLPIVSPHGHVDPRLFSKNRPFPDPAELILIPDHYIFRMLYSQGIELENLGVPTIDGTPVATDHRRIWQIFAENYFLFAATPTGVWLNHELALLFGIEEKLDGDSAMRIYDQIQEKLQSPEFLPRALFERMNIEVLTTTDGAADTLAEHQALRDSGWKGRVLPAFRPDAVTNLAHPDWSRAIAELGAVCGFEINSYARFINALEQRRAFFKTMGAASTDQGVESPWTQELSPGEAERIFQLALRGRAGKAEAGQFTAHMIMEMARMSIEDGLVMQLHPGALRNHNAKIYQRFGPDKGCDIPVQTEYTRNLQPLLNKYGNDPRLTLVVFTLDEATYARELAPLAGHYPAMKLGPSWWFHDSIEGMTRFRQQVTETAGFYNTTGFVDDTRAFPSIPARHDLARRIDSNFLAGLVTRHIIDLSDARRLSRALAYDLVKKTYKF
- a CDS encoding tagaturonate epimerase family protein, which codes for MTLGKYSIGIGDRFGRQGEAQLQALQRLKVQGVTVTPVWNKSYREHSIINSQPADTRAEADAAVAALGWQEPYFVDADHVGMKTVDHFLAASDFFTIDVADFIGQVAEQSALDAFVARCQPFTGTLQIPLIPEPFSVTRDQIAGIGANYLFAIEEAQRIYRHIAAGKHDQPFVVEISMDETNLPQSPVELFFILAAVAWKEIPVTTIAPKFTGRFNKGVDYVGDPAQFTREFEEDLAVIAFARDRFGLPSGLKLSVHSGSDKFALYGPINAALKKYNAGLHLKTAGTTWLEEVIGLAEAGGEGLAMAKAIYRHARARFEELCKPYATVIDIDPARLPAPDEVDGWEADQFAAVLRHNQSQPLYNPHFRQLIHVGYKVAAEMGERYLQALERFRPVIAKNVTENILERHLLRIFL